The following is a genomic window from Butyricimonas faecihominis.
TGGGAACTAAATTAGTGATTGGATTGAACACGGATGATTCTGTAAAACGGTTAAAAGGTGATTCCAGACCCGTAAACGACGAGAATGCCCGGGCATTATTATTAGCTTCCCTCACATTCGTTGATAAAGTGATATTTTTCGATACAGATACACCCCGTGATCTAATTGATTTCGTTCAACCGGACGTGTTAGTAAAAGGAGGAGACTATAAACCTGAAGAGATTGTAGGTTACGATATAGTAAAGGCCAAAGGGGGAGAAGTGATTACTATTGATTTTATCGAAGGATATTCAACTACCGCTACAATCGAAAAGATGAACAAATAATCGTGTATTTCTCTTATAGGAAGTAACACGTTCTGTCATAAAAAATTGGAAATAGAATATAATGAATTTCTATTTCCAATTTTTTTTATATTCTACCTGTTAGTAACTGTTAGTATCTCGTGTATTGATGGTGGAATAAAAAAGAACTAAAAAGAATAACTTTATTTTGATTTCTCGATTTCGAATTCAAGTAATAATAGAATTAAAAAATGCAAGAATAGTTATTCAAATTATTCCAATTCCTTTCTACAAAATACTAACATCAATTCACGGGAATTTCATCGAATACTTTTCCAAAGCCTGTTTTACTAACAATTGTGGATAACTCAAAAATAAATCTCATTATCAATGATTAATAAAATTATAACCTGTGAATAACTCTTCACTCCATAAATAATAACGATTAAAACAAAAGAATCGCTTATTTTTTATACCAAAAACTCACAGCCTATCATAATACTCATATTTCTTTTTAAAAAAAATAAAAGATAATATATATATATGATATTGTTGTTGGGAACTTGTTACTTTTGTCTGTTGAATCATATTTGATAAAGACAAAGTTATTATGAATCCTTTAAAGAAACTAATGGGGGAAACTGTGATTTATGGTTTCTCGACAATACTCGGACGGTTTATAAATTGGTTGCTGGTTCCACTATATACTAGGGTACTTTCTCCGGTTGATAATGGTATATTCACGAATTTGATGGGGTATGTTGCTTTGTTAGTTGTATTGTTGACTTATGGCACAGAAACAGGGTTCTTCCGCTTTGCAACTAAAGACAATAAAGACCGGGTGTTTTCGACTTTGTTGACCTCTTTACTCTTTACTTCGACTTTGTTTTTATTACTCTGTTTTTCGTTTCTCCCGCAAATTGTTAGTTTTCTTGAGGTGGGGAATCATCCGATTTACTTCGTTTTATTGATTGTAACGATCGCAATTGATGTGGTGAGTACTTTGCCTTTCGCTCTATTGAGAATGGAAGGGAAAGCCCTTCGTTTCGGGGTTATTAAATTCGTGAATATACTCATTAACGTGGGGTTGAACTTGTTTTTCTATTTGCTCTGTCCGTTTTTGGAGAAGAAAGGGATTTCTGTTCCTTTCTATCAAGCTGATGGTGGGGTAGTTTATATTTTCATTTCCTATTTGGTTTCTTCTGTTTGCACGCTGGTAATGTTGTTTCCTTATATTTTCCGGTTCAAATTTGTTTTCTCGTTCTCTTTGCTGAAAGATATTTTGAAATATTCATACCCGATCTTGATCGTGAGTGTTGCCGGGATGATTAATTTACAGGGAGATAAGATTTTGATGCCTAAAATTTTAGGAGATGGGGAAGAGGCTTTGGCTATAACCGGGATATACGGGGCAAGTTATAAATTGGCTTTAGTGATGTATATTTTCACGCAAGGTTTCCGTTTCGCTTTCGAACCTTTCTTTTTCAATTACGCCAAGCATAACGATTCCAAGAAAATATATCAGGATGTATTGCTCTATTTTACCGGATTCGGTTTAATGATCTTTTTAGGGGTTATGTACTTTTTGGATGTATTAAAATATTTCTTGGGATCAGAATATTTCAGCGGGTTGACGATATTACCTTGGGTATTGATGGCTAATTTGTTCCAAGGAATTTACTATTCGTTGTCATTGTGGTATAAATTGACGGATAAAACGATATACGGGGCTTACATGGCGATTATCGGTTGCGTGATCACGATAGGAGGAAACGTGATTTTCTTGCCGAAAATAGGTTTTATGGCTTCTGCCTATTCCGTTTTCACGTGTTTTTTGGTTATGACGATTTTATCATTTATCCTAGGAAGACATTTTTACAAGATCAATTATGATATACCTAAGATTATTTTCTATTTTGCGATTTGTTTATTGTTCTATTTTGTCGGTGGATATATAAAATTTGACAATAACTTGGTAACTTGTTTGGCTCGTTTACCGTTATTCGTACTCTTCGTATATATTTTTATAAAAAAAGAGATGAGTTTTTTGCTGACAAAAGATTTTATGTACAAGTTAATTCATAAAAAATAGCTATCTTAGCGCAATTTATGGGAGTAGTTAAAAATGTGATTAACATTCAAAGTTACAGAGAGAATGAAGATTAAAATAGTGAATAAATCGAAGCATCCGCTTCCGGAATACAAGACAAAATCATCTGCCGGTTTAGATATACGGGCTAATATTGATGAACCTATCATGTTGAAATCGTTGGAAAGGAAACTTGTTCCGACGGGTTTGTTTATCGAATTACCTGATGGCTACGAGGCTCAGATGCGTCCAAGGAGTGGATTGGCTTTAAACGAAGGAATCACTTTACTGAATACCCCGGGAACGATTGACGCTGATTATAGAGGGGAAATCGGAGTTATTTTAGTGAATTTGTCTCATGAAGTAACACAGATTAATGACGGGGACAGAATTTGCCAGATGGTGATTAATAAGGTTGAACAGGCTGAATTAATTGAAGTGGAGGAATTGGGCGAGACGGAGAGAGGGAGAGGAGGTTTCGGTCACACGGGTAAACAATAAATCATTTATAATGACTAAACTAGGTCGATTATTATTTGTTTTTTTATTGCTTTTGTGTACTACTCAGCTTTTTGCTGATAAAAAGAAAGTGGTAGAACCTACTTTAGAAGGTGAGGCTAAAGTACAGTTCGATTATGCTTTCATGGAAGGGGTACGTTGTAAGGTTTTAGGTGACTTGAAATCTGCTATTGCCTATTTCGATCAGTGTATGAAAATTTATAACAAAAGTGCTGCGGTACGTTATGAATTATCCAGTATATTGGTATTAGGAGAGGATTATACGTTGCCTTTACAACTGATGCGGGAGGCCGTGGAATTGGAGCCGACAAATATTTGGTATAATTTGTTGTTGGCTAATATTTTGCAGAGAAAATCAATGATTGAAGAGGCGTGTAAGGTATATGATAAATTGATATTATTACATCCCGAGAGAGAGGATTTTTACATCGTGGAGACTGATTTGTATTCTTCTGTTGAGAAGTGGGATAAGGCTATAAACGTGTTGGACCGTTACGAGAAACAGTTTGGAATAAGTGAGCCGGCTATTATTGAAAAGGCTAAATTATATTCCAAGATGGATGATGTAAAGAATGCTTCGGCGGAAATCATGAAGTTGGTGAAAAAATATCCTGAAAAAACAGATTATTTGGGTTTATTAGCCGAACTGTATTTGTCACATGATCAAGAGAAGAAAGGTCTTCAGTTATTGAATAAAATCGTAAAAAATGATCCGGATAATGGTTTTGTGCGGCTTTATCTAGCTGATTATTATCGTACAAAGAATGATACTTTAAACACGGAAAAATATATTCGTTCGGCCTTATTGAATGATAAGGTTGAAAATGGATTGAAGGTTCAATATTTGCTGAAGTTATTAGTTAACCAAAACGATGCGAATATTTCTTTGGATCATATCTATTCCTACGTGCAATTATTGTTAGAGAAATATCCTGAAGATATAGCCGTTAGGACTTTGAATGCTGATTTTCTGAAACGGTATAATAAACTGGAGGAATGTAAGGGTGAACTGGAATTTCTTATTTCTAAGGAAAAGAATAATTATTTGGTTTGGGAAGAGTTGTTGATGTTATATAATCAATTGGAAGACACGGCTGCCATGTATCGTGGAGGGTTGGAATGTTTGAAATATTTCCCGAATGAGCCGTTACCCTACGTGATGATCAGTTTGCCTTTACTGATTCGGAAAGATTTAGAGCGAGCAAAGGGATATTTGGAACAAGGACTTGCCTTGTCTCCGGATAATTCTCCTATTAAGGCTCAGTTTTTTGCCTATCTTGGTGAGGTATATTATAAACAGGATCGTGTTGAACAGGCTTTTGCCATGTTTGACAGTACTTTGTTGATAAATCCGGGTGATATAATGACATTAAATAATTACAGCTATTATCTTTCATTACGAAATGAGCATTTGGATAAAGCTGAAAAAATGATTTCAACGGCATTGAGTGCTGATCCGAATAATTCGACTTTTTTGGATACTTATGCATGGGTTTTGTTTAAAAGTAAAAATTATTCTTTGGCTAAATTTTATATGCGTTCAGCTATTGAGAACGAGAAGAACCCAAGTGGAGTTTTATACGAACACTATGGAGATATTTTATTCATGAACGGAGAAAAGGAGGAGGCTGTGAAAATGTGGCAGAAAGCATTGGAATTTAGAGATGAAGAATGTGGTGATTTAAAATATAAGATAGAGAATGGTTTACCGGTAGATCATGAGAAGTAGTTGTGTTTTATTATTGATTTTGTTGTGTTTCGTGTCGTGTAGATCCGTGAAGGAGATTACGGAAAGTCGTAGAGATTTACCGAATATTACCGAAGGAAAATTGTTTAAAAATATTATTTCTAACGAGTTAGATTATAATACGATATATGCGAAAAAGGTTGATTTATCTTTGAAAGATAACAAGAATTCCCATAGTCTTAAAGCTATTTTAAGAATACAAAGAGATAGTTTTATATGGGTTTCAGTTAGTGCCTCTTTAGGAGTTGATGTGGCTAGACTACTATTAACCCCGGACAGCGTGAAATTTATCAGCCCTAGAGAGAAAAAATATTTTGTTTCTGATTATAGTTATTTCGCAGAACGTTTTGACGTGGGTTTGACATTTGATTGTTTTCAACGGATACTGACAAATCAATTCTTTGATTTTGAATCTTGTACCACGGAGGCTGTACGGGGAAAGCGTTATAAATTTGATAAGTCGGGTAACGATTATGTATTGTATAGTTTGGAAGAGAAAGCATTGGGGAGAAAATTGAAGAAATTATACAAGAAGAGGAGAAAGAATAAAGAATTTTCTTTAGTGTTACAGAAAATACATATTGATCCGGATTGTTTCAGACCTAATGCTGTTTCTATCGAGGATTTGGAAGAGGGTGTCGGAATGAGCGTGAAATACAAGTATATAAAGGATTTTGGTGGGAAATTGTTTCCCGGAAAAATAACTTTTAATGTATTTTCGGATAATGATAATTGGGAAGTTATATTGAATTTTGACCGGTTGGAATTTGACGTGGAAGTGTCACCTAATTTTAAAATACCTAGTAAGTATAAAAGAATGTATTAGCATGGATATTTGTCGTAACATATTAATCGTGATTTTCTTGTTTTCTTTCACTTTTTCTTACTCGCAGTCGATTGACGCGATTAAAAAGAAAAATGAAAAGACGGAGAAGGAAATTGCGTATTTGAATAAGTTACTGGAAAATGCCCGTAAAGATAAATCTTCCACTATACAGAAAGTATCGATCATCAACCAAAAAATCAGTAAGGGAAAAGAGATGATTCAATCTCTCACGAACGAGGTGAATTACCTTGATGGTCAGATTAAAAAGAATGAGTCTGTTAAATCTGGTTTGGAATCCGATAAACAACGGATGCTGGAATTCTATTCTAAGATGGTGTACGAGACTTGGAAGAAGAGGAATGAATCGGATAAATTAATTTATATATTTTCTTCTTCGAGTTTTGCCCAGGCTTATGCCCGGTATAAATATTTTGAACAGGTTCAGGATTATTCCAAGCGGCAGATTCAGTTAATTGAACAGACAAACGACTCATTGACCGCTATTAATAAAGAATTGAGTAAATTGATGACTCTGAAAAGTGAAACACAGTTTAAAATTACCTCTCAAAATAATCAATTGATCCGGGAACAAAATGAGGCGAACACGTATATAGCGGATTTGAAGAAAAAGGAAAAAGAACTCCTTCGAAAGTTGAATATTGAGATTAAGAACAGAGAACGTTTTAAAAAAGAATTGGAGAAACTCATTGCTGTTCAGGCTAAAAAGTCGGGAAGTAAAAATTCTACATATAAATTAACACCAGAAGAGAAACTTATTTCCGACGATTTCGCTAAAAATAGAGGAAAGTTACCTTGGCCTGTTGAACAGGGATTTGTGTCGGAGAAATTCGGGGTGAATGTACACCCTGTTTTTAAACAGGTGAAGTTAAATAATGCAGGAATTACTATTACGACATCCCGGAATGCTGATGTTAGAGCGGTATTTAAGGGTGTGGTGACGGAAATAATGTTTATCCCGGGGGATAATAACGTTGTGATTGTGCGGCATGGAAATTATCTGACGGTGTATTCGAACTTGGTGGAGATATTTATTAAGAAGGGGGACACCGTCAATGTGAAACAAAAAATTGGCAAGCTGGCTGTGAGTAGTGGTAATAACAGTACGTTAAATTTTCAAGTTTGGAGAGATAAAGACAATTTAGATCCACAATTATGGTTAACGCCTTGGTAGAGTAGGAGTATGTTTGAAAGATTAATAATATACTTTATTGGTGGTTGGTATTTAAAAATATTTTACTTACATTCGCTAGACGGTAGATAGTGAGAATACTGCTTTTTATAGCTGCGGAATATGAGTAAAATGGTGAGTAAAAAAGGCTTGGTTATGATTGCGATGATCGTTATTAATTATTTGAAATTGCGATGGACAAATTAGAGTTTTCGATTGCCTCTGAAATTGGTAATATCGTTAAAGTTGAGAACTTTATCGATTATTTCTCGGATGTTTATAATGTCGAACCGGATGTGTTCGGCAAGATAAGTTTGTGTGTTATTGAAGCTGTTAATAATGCAATTCTTTACGGAAATAAACTGGATTCTTCAAAGTATGTTAAGTTTTTGGTTTATGAAGAAGAAAAGCGTTTATTCGTGGCCGTGAAAGACGAGGGAGAAGGTTTTGATTATTCTTATATCCCGGACCCTACTTTACCGGATAATATAGAAAAAGATGCAGGACGTGGTCTTTACCTGATGAAAACGCTTTCTGATGATTTGATTTTTGAAGATGGTGGATCAAAGGTGACCATGGTTTTCAATTTATAATATATAGATGAGCGAACTTCTTTTTTTTAATGAGGAATGTGATATTCCTTCTTTTTTTAATGAAGAGAGAGTGAAACAATGGCTACAAGCTGTTGCTGATGATTATTCGTTTCAATTAGGAACGATCTCTTTTATTTTTTGTAATGATGATTATATCCTAGATGTAAACAGGAAATATTTGAATCATGATTATTACACCGACGTTATTACTTTTGACTACTCCGAGAGAAAAATATTGTCAGGTGATGTTTTTATCAGTCTTGATACAGTTCAATCCAATGCTTTAGAATTCAATACAACTTATGAAGATGAATTACATAGGGTTGTCGTACACTCTGTACTTCATTTAATAGGTTTTAAAGATAAATCAGATGCTGACGCGAAAGAGATGCGTCAAAATGAAAATCATTGCTTAGAATTGCTTAAAATGATATAATTATGTCACAATTACTGCCCGTATATGATGTTATTGTAGTAGGGGCCGGACACGCTGGTTGTGAGGCAGCTTGTGCTGCAGCTAATTTAGGATCAAAGACACTACTTATTACGTTGGATATGAATAAGATAGCGCAAATGTCTTGTAATCCGGCTATGGGTGGTATTGCTAAAGGTCAGATTGTTAGAGAGATAGACGCTTTAGGTGGTGGATCTGGCATTGTAACAGATAAAAGTACAATCCAATTTCGTATGCTGAACCTGTCTAAGGGACCTGCTATGTGGAGTCCAAGGGCTCAGTGTGATCGAATGATTTTTTCTGCCGAATGGAGAGATAGGGTAGAGCATACTGATAATCTGGATTTGTGGCAGGATGACGTGATCGAACTTCTTTTGGATAAAGGGCAGGTTACCGGGGTCAAAACTAGATTAGGGATTTCTTTTAGTTCCCGTCGAGTGATTTTGACTAATGGTACCTTTTTAAACGGTCTGATGCATATCGGACGGGTTAGCTTTCCCGGTGGTCGAATTTCAGAACCGGCTACTTATGGTTTATCCGATCAGTTGAAAGAATATGGTTTTGCAGTCGGGCGGATGAAAACGGGTACTCCGGTTCGTATAGATGGTCGAAGTATTGATTTTTCTAAATTAACCCGTCAAGATGGAGATAATGATTTCCATAAATTCTCTTTTCTGAGTTTCGCGTATACGAATTCACTTGAGAAGAGACCTTGCTATATTGCCTATACGAATAAAGTCGTACATGATATTTTACGGGAAGGATTTGATGATAGTCCTTTATTTAATGGTACGATAAAAAGTATAGGTCCTCGTTATTGTCCGAGTATAGAAACTAAATTAGATACTTTTTCAGATCGAGATAGTCATCATTTGTTTTTGGAGCCGGAAGGGGAGAAGACAACCGAATATTATTTGAATGGATTTTCTTCTTCTTTACCTTGGGATATTCAATTGCGGGCATTGAGAAATGTGGAGGGTTTTGAGAATGTAAAAATTTTCAGACCGGGTTATGCTATCGAGTATGATTTTTTCCAACCTACTCAATTGTATCCGACTTTAGAAACAAAATTAATCAAGGGACTTTATTTTGCCGGACAAATAAACGGGACTACCGGATATGAGGAGGCAGCGGCTCAAGGATTGATGGCCGGAATAAATGCCCATCTTTCACTTCATGAAAATAGAGATTTCGTACTGAATCGAGATCAGGCTTACATTGGGGTACTGATTGATGATTTAGTTACAAAAGGGGTAGATGAACCTTACCGTATGTTTACTTCTCGTGCGGAATATAGAATTTTATTGAGGCAGGATGATGCGGATGCCCGGTTGACTCCTTTAGGATATTCTTTAGGTCTTGTGAAAGAAGATCGTTTTGCCGTGTTTGAAGATAAAATTTTGAAACGTGATCGGTTGATGGATTTTGTTACTAATTTTAGTATTTCACCCGAAGAAATTAATCCGACTTTAGAAAGTTTAAAATCTTCGCCTATCCGCCAAAAAATAAAATTGATTGATATTATTTCGAGACCGCAGGTAACCATTCCTAAAATTGTAGATTCAATTCCTTCTTTGAAAGAATTTATTTTTGATAATAATTTGCGGGAAGAAATCATAGAAGCTGCCGAAGTTTTAATTAAATATTCGGGATATATCGAGAGAGAAAAATTAATAGCTGATAAATTGAATCGGTTAGAAAATTTAGTTATTGCGAATAAATTTAATTATATGGAGATAACTTCTCTCTCTTATGAAGCTCGTCAAAAATTGACAAAGATTAATCCGAAAACTATTGGACAGGCATCACGTATTACAGGAGTATCACCTTCTGACATCAATGTTTTATTGATTTTATTGGGAAGATAAAAGAAATGTTTCACGTGGAACATTGAAAATAGTGCGAAGGGTACTATTGAATAAATTCGGGTAAAAAGGTATATTTGTAGGATAAAAATTACAAACAAAAACCGAGGTATAAAATGGAAATTATTGAAGGGAATTTAATTGATGTAGAAAACAGGGAATTTTATCCTTGCGCTATATCTATATCTGAAGGAAAGATCATAAATATAGAAAGGAATTCTAATTCGTATGATCAATATATTTCGCCGGGATTTATAGATGCGCATGTCCATGTGGAAAGTTCCATGTTAATGCCTGTCGAGTTTTCCAAATTAGTAATTCCGAATGGAACAGTGGG
Proteins encoded in this region:
- a CDS encoding murein hydrolase activator EnvC family protein, with amino-acid sequence MDICRNILIVIFLFSFTFSYSQSIDAIKKKNEKTEKEIAYLNKLLENARKDKSSTIQKVSIINQKISKGKEMIQSLTNEVNYLDGQIKKNESVKSGLESDKQRMLEFYSKMVYETWKKRNESDKLIYIFSSSSFAQAYARYKYFEQVQDYSKRQIQLIEQTNDSLTAINKELSKLMTLKSETQFKITSQNNQLIREQNEANTYIADLKKKEKELLRKLNIEIKNRERFKKELEKLIAVQAKKSGSKNSTYKLTPEEKLISDDFAKNRGKLPWPVEQGFVSEKFGVNVHPVFKQVKLNNAGITITTSRNADVRAVFKGVVTEIMFIPGDNNVVIVRHGNYLTVYSNLVEIFIKKGDTVNVKQKIGKLAVSSGNNSTLNFQVWRDKDNLDPQLWLTPW
- the mnmG gene encoding tRNA uridine-5-carboxymethylaminomethyl(34) synthesis enzyme MnmG produces the protein MSQLLPVYDVIVVGAGHAGCEAACAAANLGSKTLLITLDMNKIAQMSCNPAMGGIAKGQIVREIDALGGGSGIVTDKSTIQFRMLNLSKGPAMWSPRAQCDRMIFSAEWRDRVEHTDNLDLWQDDVIELLLDKGQVTGVKTRLGISFSSRRVILTNGTFLNGLMHIGRVSFPGGRISEPATYGLSDQLKEYGFAVGRMKTGTPVRIDGRSIDFSKLTRQDGDNDFHKFSFLSFAYTNSLEKRPCYIAYTNKVVHDILREGFDDSPLFNGTIKSIGPRYCPSIETKLDTFSDRDSHHLFLEPEGEKTTEYYLNGFSSSLPWDIQLRALRNVEGFENVKIFRPGYAIEYDFFQPTQLYPTLETKLIKGLYFAGQINGTTGYEEAAAQGLMAGINAHLSLHENRDFVLNRDQAYIGVLIDDLVTKGVDEPYRMFTSRAEYRILLRQDDADARLTPLGYSLGLVKEDRFAVFEDKILKRDRLMDFVTNFSISPEEINPTLESLKSSPIRQKIKLIDIISRPQVTIPKIVDSIPSLKEFIFDNNLREEIIEAAEVLIKYSGYIEREKLIADKLNRLENLVIANKFNYMEITSLSYEARQKLTKINPKTIGQASRITGVSPSDINVLLILLGR
- a CDS encoding lipopolysaccharide biosynthesis protein, producing the protein MNPLKKLMGETVIYGFSTILGRFINWLLVPLYTRVLSPVDNGIFTNLMGYVALLVVLLTYGTETGFFRFATKDNKDRVFSTLLTSLLFTSTLFLLLCFSFLPQIVSFLEVGNHPIYFVLLIVTIAIDVVSTLPFALLRMEGKALRFGVIKFVNILINVGLNLFFYLLCPFLEKKGISVPFYQADGGVVYIFISYLVSSVCTLVMLFPYIFRFKFVFSFSLLKDILKYSYPILIVSVAGMINLQGDKILMPKILGDGEEALAITGIYGASYKLALVMYIFTQGFRFAFEPFFFNYAKHNDSKKIYQDVLLYFTGFGLMIFLGVMYFLDVLKYFLGSEYFSGLTILPWVLMANLFQGIYYSLSLWYKLTDKTIYGAYMAIIGCVITIGGNVIFLPKIGFMASAYSVFTCFLVMTILSFILGRHFYKINYDIPKIIFYFAICLLFYFVGGYIKFDNNLVTCLARLPLFVLFVYIFIKKEMSFLLTKDFMYKLIHKK
- the ybeY gene encoding rRNA maturation RNase YbeY; this encodes MSELLFFNEECDIPSFFNEERVKQWLQAVADDYSFQLGTISFIFCNDDYILDVNRKYLNHDYYTDVITFDYSERKILSGDVFISLDTVQSNALEFNTTYEDELHRVVVHSVLHLIGFKDKSDADAKEMRQNENHCLELLKMI
- the rfaE2 gene encoding D-glycero-beta-D-manno-heptose 1-phosphate adenylyltransferase, which translates into the protein MIMDYLPLIEKKIAHTAKEAENILSLWRFKDDKIVFTNGCFDILHKGHIEYLAKAASLGTKLVIGLNTDDSVKRLKGDSRPVNDENARALLLASLTFVDKVIFFDTDTPRDLIDFVQPDVLVKGGDYKPEEIVGYDIVKAKGGEVITIDFIEGYSTTATIEKMNK
- a CDS encoding DUF4292 domain-containing protein — protein: MRSSCVLLLILLCFVSCRSVKEITESRRDLPNITEGKLFKNIISNELDYNTIYAKKVDLSLKDNKNSHSLKAILRIQRDSFIWVSVSASLGVDVARLLLTPDSVKFISPREKKYFVSDYSYFAERFDVGLTFDCFQRILTNQFFDFESCTTEAVRGKRYKFDKSGNDYVLYSLEEKALGRKLKKLYKKRRKNKEFSLVLQKIHIDPDCFRPNAVSIEDLEEGVGMSVKYKYIKDFGGKLFPGKITFNVFSDNDNWEVILNFDRLEFDVEVSPNFKIPSKYKRMY
- the dut gene encoding dUTP diphosphatase → MKIKIVNKSKHPLPEYKTKSSAGLDIRANIDEPIMLKSLERKLVPTGLFIELPDGYEAQMRPRSGLALNEGITLLNTPGTIDADYRGEIGVILVNLSHEVTQINDGDRICQMVINKVEQAELIEVEELGETERGRGGFGHTGKQ
- a CDS encoding ATP-binding protein; its protein translation is MDKLEFSIASEIGNIVKVENFIDYFSDVYNVEPDVFGKISLCVIEAVNNAILYGNKLDSSKYVKFLVYEEEKRLFVAVKDEGEGFDYSYIPDPTLPDNIEKDAGRGLYLMKTLSDDLIFEDGGSKVTMVFNL